Below is a genomic region from uncultured Sunxiuqinia sp..
TATTTCCTGATACACCATTTCATCATTCGTGTGATAAAAAGCCTTTAGTACTTCAACCACTTTTTCTAACTGCCTGACAACCTTTTTAACGCGGTCTTCAGTCTCGTTAATAACGATGGTGAACTTAGAGACGCCATGAATAGCGGATTCTGAAACAGTCAGGCTCTCGATGTTTATTTTACGTCGTGTAAAGTTGATGGTGATTCGATTCAATAAACCAATATGATTTTCCGAATATATGGTAATAATAAATTCTTGTTTCATGTTTTTCAATTTTAAAAATTAGGCTTCCAGTATAATGTCAGAAACTGAAGCTCCCGACGGAACCATTGGGAAAACATTATCTTCTTTCTCAACAACAACTTCCAGCAAGTAAGGACCATCGTGATCCATCATTTGTTGAATACCATCTTCTAATTCTTCACGCTTGGTAACTTTATGTCCTTCCATACCGAAGCCTTTCCCAATCATGATGAAATCAGGATTTTGCAGTTCAGTAAATGAGTATCGCTTCTCGAAAAACAGCTGTTGCCACTGACGTACCATTCCCAAAAAGTTATTATTCAGTAGAATGATTTTAACCGGGAGCTTGTTTTGTACAATGGTCCCCAACTCCTGTAAGGTCATTTGGAAACCGCCATCACCTACAAAACAGCAAACAGTGCGGCCTTTTGCACCTAATTGAGCTCCCATAGCTGCAGGAACTCCGTAGCCCATTGTACCAAGCCCACCAGAAGTTACGTTACTTTTCGACTGGGTAAACTTGAAATATCGCGAAGCGATCATCTGCTGCTGACCAACATCAGTAACCAAAACTGCATCATGTTTTGCTTTTTCAGACGTTATCCGAACAGCTTCGCCCATTGTAAGTCCCATTTTTTCGGGGTAGGTGTCTTTTTTAATGACTTTCTCCTGCTCAATTTTATCGCAATCGCGGAATTCCTGTAACCAGGCTTCATGCTTATTCTCTTTTACGTTGCCAGTTAGCATAGCCAATGATTTTTTGGCATTACCCAAAACAGCAACATCTGTTTTTATAATCTTATCGATCTCAGCAGGATCAACCTCCAAGTGAATAATTTTAGCATTCTTTGCATATTCGCTTACCTTGCCAGTTACACGGTCGTCGAACCGCATTCCAACGGCTATAATCAAATCTGCCTCATTGGTTTTAATATTTGGGCCGTAATTTCCATGCATCCCAAGCATTCCAACATTTAATGGATGATCGGTTGGCATGGCCGAAAGCCCAAGCAAGGTCCATGCCGCTGGGATTCCGGTCTTTTCAACAAATTGCTTCAACTCCTCTTCTGCATTAGCGATAATAACTCCTTGTCCAAAAAGTAACAAGGGTTTCTTTGCTCTATCAATTAAGTCAGCTGCTTCCTTCACCTTGAACGGATCAACAGGTTGCTCCGGAATATAAGATCGGATTTTAGTACATTTTTTATATTCATAATCGATCTCCTGAAACTGAGCATCTTTGGCAATATCAAGCAATACGGGTCCCGGACGACCGGATTGAGCCAGATAGAAAGCTTTAGCAATAGCTCCCGGAATTTCATCAGCAGTTGTAATTTGGTAATTCCATTTGGTTACTGGCATTGAAATGCCAACCACATCCGACTCCTGGAATGCATCCGTTCCAAGTAGCGGAGAGGCAACCTGTCCTGTGATACACACCAACGGAATTGAATCGATCATTGCATCAGCAATTCCGGTAATCAGGTTGGTTGCTCCCGGCCCGGAAGTAGCAAAACAGACTCCTGCTTTTCCCGTAACCTTCGCGTATCCTTCTGCCGCGTGAATCGCTCCCTGCTCATGGCGAGTCAAGATATGAGTAACTTGTTTGTCAAAATCGTAAAGGGCATCATAAATTGGCATAATTGCTCCGCCCGGGTATCCAAAAATAGTATCAACGCCTTCT
It encodes:
- the ilvB gene encoding biosynthetic-type acetolactate synthase large subunit is translated as MATKRISGSQAVILSLLEEGVDTIFGYPGGAIMPIYDALYDFDKQVTHILTRHEQGAIHAAEGYAKVTGKAGVCFATSGPGATNLITGIADAMIDSIPLVCITGQVASPLLGTDAFQESDVVGISMPVTKWNYQITTADEIPGAIAKAFYLAQSGRPGPVLLDIAKDAQFQEIDYEYKKCTKIRSYIPEQPVDPFKVKEAADLIDRAKKPLLLFGQGVIIANAEEELKQFVEKTGIPAAWTLLGLSAMPTDHPLNVGMLGMHGNYGPNIKTNEADLIIAVGMRFDDRVTGKVSEYAKNAKIIHLEVDPAEIDKIIKTDVAVLGNAKKSLAMLTGNVKENKHEAWLQEFRDCDKIEQEKVIKKDTYPEKMGLTMGEAVRITSEKAKHDAVLVTDVGQQQMIASRYFKFTQSKSNVTSGGLGTMGYGVPAAMGAQLGAKGRTVCCFVGDGGFQMTLQELGTIVQNKLPVKIILLNNNFLGMVRQWQQLFFEKRYSFTELQNPDFIMIGKGFGMEGHKVTKREELEDGIQQMMDHDGPYLLEVVVEKEDNVFPMVPSGASVSDIILEA